Proteins co-encoded in one Sulfuricaulis limicola genomic window:
- a CDS encoding sulfurtransferase has protein sequence MLTTLVDTETLSRHLDDPRWVVVDCRFILTDPEAGRRAYAAGHIPGARYAHLNEDLSSPVTPVSGRHPLPSPGTLAEKLGRWGIDKHSQVVVYDDSFGAMAARLWWLLRWLGHEAVALLDLGYPKWVREKRPITPDLPKIQPTQFHPTINHAMCVDADYVMQMTRAKERFLIDARAEERFRGEVELLDKVAGHIPGAINMPYEDNLDFTGEFMSDEALREHYQSVLGQAPPEKVVHMCGSGVTACHSVLAMEHAGLSGAKLYAGSWSEWITDPNRPVAKGE, from the coding sequence ATGCTCACCACCCTCGTCGATACCGAAACGCTGTCGCGGCATCTGGATGACCCGCGCTGGGTGGTCGTGGATTGCCGCTTCATTCTGACCGATCCGGAAGCGGGGCGGCGCGCCTATGCCGCCGGGCATATCCCCGGAGCGCGCTACGCCCATCTCAACGAAGACCTGTCGTCTCCCGTTACGCCTGTCAGCGGCCGGCATCCGTTGCCGTCTCCCGGCACGCTGGCGGAAAAACTCGGCCGCTGGGGTATCGACAAGCACAGCCAGGTCGTCGTCTACGACGATTCGTTCGGCGCCATGGCGGCGCGCCTGTGGTGGCTGCTGCGCTGGCTCGGGCACGAGGCGGTGGCGCTGCTCGATCTGGGCTATCCGAAGTGGGTGCGCGAGAAGCGGCCGATCACACCCGACCTGCCGAAAATCCAGCCCACCCAGTTTCACCCGACCATCAACCATGCGATGTGCGTGGACGCCGATTACGTGATGCAAATGACGCGCGCGAAGGAAAGGTTTTTGATCGACGCGCGCGCGGAAGAACGTTTTCGCGGCGAGGTCGAGTTGCTGGACAAGGTGGCCGGCCACATCCCGGGCGCGATCAACATGCCGTACGAGGACAATCTCGACTTCACCGGCGAATTCATGTCTGATGAAGCCTTGCGCGAGCACTACCAGTCGGTGCTGGGCCAGGCCCCGCCGGAAAAGGTCGTGCACATGTGCGGATCGGGCGTGACCGCCTGTCACAGCGTCCTGGCCATGGAACACGCCGGGCTTTCAGGCGCAAAATTGTATGCCGGCAGCTGGAGCGAGTGGATCACCGACCCGAACCGCCCGGTGGCCAAGGGCGAATAG
- a CDS encoding nitronate monooxygenase encodes MKKVDDFRLRLGKKELVPIMTGGMGVDISTAELSLVAARLGGIGHISDAMVPTVSDRRFKTGFVKEKQKKYKYNVANRDKSVVQFDLVRLAEATKLHVGRTMEAKQGDGLIFINTMEKLTMGSPRDTLRVRLTSAMDGGIDGITLSAGLHLGSLALVEDHPRFRDVKFGIIVSSLRALTLFLRKSARLNRLPDYIIVEGPLAGGHLGFGMDWAQYDLKTIVNEIHQFLKQENLNIPLIPAGGIFTGSDAVEFLEAGAAAVQVATRFTVTKECGLPTKVKQEYFKANEKDIEVNLISPTGYPMRMLKNSPAIGAGIRPNCEAYGYLLDSTGNCAYIEAYNRELDKHPDEENISVMDKTCLCTHMRNFDCWTCGHYTYRLKDTSRKLPDGSYRILNAEDVFKDYLYSTEHRIALPAA; translated from the coding sequence ATGAAAAAAGTTGACGACTTCCGACTGAGGCTCGGCAAGAAAGAGCTGGTGCCGATCATGACCGGCGGCATGGGCGTCGATATTTCGACCGCGGAGCTTTCGCTGGTCGCGGCGCGCCTCGGCGGCATCGGACACATCTCGGACGCCATGGTGCCGACGGTTTCTGACCGGCGCTTCAAGACCGGTTTCGTGAAGGAGAAGCAGAAGAAGTACAAGTACAACGTCGCCAACCGCGACAAGTCGGTGGTGCAGTTTGATCTCGTGCGGCTGGCCGAGGCGACCAAGCTGCACGTGGGGCGGACCATGGAGGCGAAGCAGGGCGACGGCCTGATCTTCATCAACACCATGGAAAAGCTCACCATGGGCAGCCCACGCGATACCTTGCGCGTGCGCCTGACCTCCGCGATGGACGGCGGCATCGACGGCATCACGCTGAGCGCGGGTCTGCATCTCGGGTCGCTCGCGCTGGTCGAGGACCATCCGCGCTTTCGCGACGTGAAATTCGGCATCATCGTGTCGTCATTGCGCGCCCTGACGCTGTTTTTGCGCAAGAGCGCGCGGCTCAACCGCCTGCCGGACTACATCATCGTCGAGGGCCCGCTGGCTGGCGGCCATCTCGGTTTCGGCATGGACTGGGCGCAATATGACCTCAAGACCATCGTCAACGAGATCCATCAGTTCCTCAAACAGGAGAATCTGAATATTCCGTTGATTCCTGCTGGCGGCATTTTCACCGGCAGCGACGCGGTGGAATTCCTGGAAGCCGGCGCGGCAGCGGTGCAGGTGGCGACGCGTTTCACGGTGACGAAGGAATGCGGCCTGCCGACCAAGGTCAAGCAGGAATATTTCAAGGCCAACGAGAAAGACATCGAGGTCAACCTGATCTCGCCCACCGGCTATCCGATGCGCATGCTGAAGAACAGTCCGGCGATCGGCGCCGGCATCCGCCCCAACTGCGAGGCCTACGGCTATCTGCTCGACAGTACCGGCAACTGCGCCTACATCGAGGCTTACAACCGCGAGCTGGACAAACACCCGGACGAGGAAAATATTTCGGTCATGGACAAGACCTGCCTGTGCACGCATATGCGCAACTTCGACTGCTGGACCTGCGGGCACTACACCTACCGGCTCAAGGACACATCACGCAAGTTGCCGGACGGGAGTTACCGGATCCTGAATGCGGAGGACGTGTTCAAGGATTATCTCTACAGCACGGAGCATCGCATCGCCTTGCCGGCCGCATAA
- a CDS encoding TauD/TfdA family dioxygenase has protein sequence MSPFYVENEAAYRRWRTAKLERYPATAEELVVPVDNPLALTEAEAETMLNICRKTNMVIYASRVKREDKEIPRAVGGRFGLHRLDSNMLADDDGISLLQVVPGKSQRGYIPYSDKRLLWHTDGYYNSADNRIRAFVLHCVSPAAQGGENSLLDHEIAYILMRDANPDYVRALMAPDAMTIPANTEGGSETRPAVTGPVFSVDPAGGNLHMRYTARTRSIEWKQDAATRAAVQFLENLLAGASPYVFRHTMAAGQGLMCNNVLHNRTAFTDDAGRGIARLVYRARYYDRVRGTNFNETGH, from the coding sequence ATGAGTCCGTTTTACGTCGAGAACGAAGCGGCTTACCGGCGCTGGCGCACCGCCAAACTGGAGCGTTATCCCGCGACGGCGGAGGAACTGGTGGTGCCGGTGGATAATCCGCTGGCGCTCACGGAGGCCGAGGCCGAGACGATGCTGAACATCTGTCGCAAAACCAACATGGTTATCTACGCCAGCCGGGTGAAACGGGAAGACAAGGAAATCCCGCGCGCCGTGGGCGGGCGTTTCGGGCTGCATCGCCTCGACAGCAACATGCTCGCGGACGATGACGGCATCAGCTTGCTGCAGGTGGTGCCGGGAAAATCGCAACGCGGTTACATTCCGTATTCCGACAAGCGCCTGTTGTGGCACACGGACGGCTATTACAACAGCGCCGACAACCGCATCCGCGCGTTCGTGCTGCATTGTGTGTCGCCGGCGGCGCAAGGTGGCGAGAACAGCCTGCTGGATCACGAGATCGCCTACATCCTGATGCGCGACGCCAATCCGGATTACGTCAGGGCGCTGATGGCGCCGGACGCCATGACCATTCCGGCCAACACCGAGGGAGGCAGCGAAACGCGCCCGGCGGTGACCGGCCCGGTGTTTTCCGTGGATCCGGCCGGCGGTAACCTGCACATGCGCTATACCGCGCGCACGCGTTCCATCGAATGGAAGCAGGATGCGGCCACGCGCGCGGCAGTGCAGTTCCTGGAAAACCTGCTGGCCGGTGCATCGCCTTACGTGTTCCGGCACACCATGGCGGCGGGGCAGGGCCTGATGTGCAACAATGTGCTGCACAACCGCACCGCCTTCACGGATGACGCGGGCCGGGGGATCGCCCGGCTGGTATACCGGGCGCGTTATTACGATCGCGTTCGCGGGACAAACTTTAACGAGACGGGACACTGA
- the dsrA gene encoding dissimilatory-type sulfite reductase subunit alpha, whose translation MAQNQPKNPEKHSTFIPKEKKSTKPFHKTPLLDQLESGPWPSFVTGLKRLAHNNNMMVDLLGQLEHSYTTRKGYWKGGTVSVFGYGGGIIPRFTELMGSDGKPMFPEAKEFHTLRVQPAPGNHYTTKMLRQLSDSWNKWGSGLIAFHGQTGNIMFIGTTSENTQHFFDEINEYGWDLGGAGPCVRTGMSCVGAARCEQSCANEQKIHRTLVNNFIDDMHRPALPYKFKFKVSGCPNDCMNSIQRADFSVIGTWRDNMKVDQKEVKAFVKAKGRKYVVDNVVARCPTKALSLNDDDTLDVDNRNCVRCMHCINVMTKALKPGDDKGITLLIGGKRTLKIGDTFGTVIIPFMKLETDEDYDRIREIAASTIDFWAENGLEHERCGEMIERIGLANFLEGIGLEVDPNMINHPRTSSYVRLDEWDQEAEKWKNRKQQAAG comes from the coding sequence ATGGCCCAGAATCAACCGAAGAACCCGGAAAAACATTCCACGTTTATTCCGAAAGAAAAGAAATCCACCAAGCCGTTCCACAAGACGCCTTTGCTGGATCAACTGGAGAGCGGGCCTTGGCCCAGCTTCGTGACCGGACTGAAACGTCTGGCCCATAACAACAACATGATGGTCGACCTGCTGGGTCAGCTGGAACACTCCTACACCACCCGCAAGGGCTACTGGAAAGGCGGCACGGTCTCCGTGTTCGGTTACGGCGGCGGCATCATCCCCCGTTTCACCGAGCTCATGGGCAGCGACGGCAAGCCCATGTTCCCCGAAGCGAAAGAATTCCATACTTTGCGCGTGCAGCCGGCTCCCGGCAACCACTACACCACCAAGATGCTGCGTCAGTTGTCCGACTCCTGGAACAAATGGGGCTCGGGCCTGATCGCGTTCCACGGCCAGACCGGCAACATCATGTTCATCGGCACGACCAGCGAGAACACGCAGCACTTCTTCGACGAGATCAACGAGTACGGCTGGGATCTCGGCGGCGCCGGTCCCTGCGTGCGCACCGGCATGTCCTGCGTCGGCGCGGCGCGTTGCGAACAGTCCTGCGCCAACGAGCAGAAGATTCACCGCACCCTCGTCAACAACTTCATCGACGACATGCACCGCCCGGCGCTCCCCTACAAGTTCAAGTTCAAGGTCTCGGGCTGCCCGAACGACTGCATGAACTCGATCCAGCGCGCCGACTTCTCCGTCATCGGCACCTGGCGCGACAACATGAAGGTCGACCAGAAGGAAGTGAAGGCGTTCGTCAAGGCCAAGGGCCGCAAGTACGTGGTCGACAACGTCGTCGCGCGCTGCCCGACCAAGGCGCTGTCGCTGAACGATGACGACACCCTGGACGTGGACAACCGCAACTGCGTGCGCTGCATGCACTGCATCAACGTCATGACCAAGGCGCTCAAGCCAGGCGACGACAAGGGCATCACCCTGCTCATCGGCGGCAAGCGCACGCTGAAGATCGGCGACACCTTCGGTACCGTGATCATCCCGTTCATGAAGCTGGAAACCGACGAAGACTACGACCGCATCCGCGAGATTGCCGCCAGCACCATCGACTTCTGGGCCGAGAACGGCCTGGAGCACGAGCGTTGCGGCGAGATGATCGAACGCATCGGTCTGGCGAACTTCCTCGAAGGCATCGGCCTCGAAGTCGATCCGAACATGATCAACCACCCGCGCACCAGCTCCTACGTCCGCCTGGACGAGTGGGACCAGGAAGCGGAGAAGTGGAAGAACCGCAAGCAGCAGGCGGCGGGCTGA
- the dsrB gene encoding dissimilatory-type sulfite reductase subunit beta, translating into MAEAPKMRPPIESGCPDAFQYMHPLMIKNYGNWAYHDRPRPGVLHHVAKSGDEIWTVRVGTQRQLGPYEINLLCDIIDKLGEGYVRFTIRSNMEIMVSSKDKVDPLIKAFEEAGYPVGGTGNSVTMISHTQGWLHCDIPGTDASGVVKALMDDLHEEFVKEDMPNRVHITTSCCQINCGGQGDIAINVQHTKPPKINHDLVANICERPSVVARCPVAAIRPAMVNGKPSLEVDEKKCICCGACFPPCPPMQINDPEHSKLAIWVGGKNSNARSKPMFHKLVAAGVPNNPPRWPEAGTIVKKILKVYKKDAKDWERIGDWVERIGWPRFFELTELPFTKFHIDNWRGSRHMLNQSAHIRF; encoded by the coding sequence ATGGCAGAAGCACCGAAAATGCGCCCCCCGATTGAAAGCGGGTGTCCGGATGCATTCCAGTACATGCATCCCCTGATGATCAAGAACTACGGCAACTGGGCCTATCACGACCGTCCGCGTCCGGGCGTGCTGCATCACGTCGCCAAGAGCGGTGACGAGATCTGGACCGTGCGCGTCGGCACCCAGCGTCAGCTCGGTCCGTACGAAATCAACCTGCTGTGCGACATCATCGACAAGCTCGGCGAAGGTTATGTTCGCTTCACCATTCGCTCCAACATGGAAATCATGGTTTCCAGCAAGGACAAGGTCGATCCTCTGATCAAGGCCTTTGAAGAGGCCGGTTACCCGGTCGGCGGCACCGGCAACTCGGTGACCATGATCTCCCACACCCAGGGCTGGCTGCATTGCGACATCCCCGGCACCGACGCCTCGGGCGTGGTGAAGGCGCTGATGGACGACCTGCACGAGGAATTCGTGAAGGAAGACATGCCGAACCGCGTGCACATCACCACCTCCTGCTGCCAGATCAACTGCGGCGGTCAGGGCGACATCGCGATCAACGTGCAGCACACCAAGCCGCCGAAGATCAATCACGATCTCGTGGCCAACATCTGCGAGCGTCCCTCGGTCGTGGCGCGCTGCCCGGTGGCGGCGATTCGTCCCGCGATGGTCAACGGCAAGCCGTCACTCGAAGTCGACGAGAAGAAATGCATCTGCTGCGGCGCGTGCTTCCCGCCCTGCCCGCCGATGCAGATCAACGACCCGGAGCATTCCAAGCTTGCCATCTGGGTCGGTGGCAAGAATTCGAACGCCCGTTCGAAGCCGATGTTCCACAAGCTGGTGGCCGCGGGCGTACCGAACAATCCGCCGCGCTGGCCGGAAGCCGGCACCATCGTCAAGAAGATCCTCAAGGTCTACAAAAAAGACGCCAAGGACTGGGAACGCATCGGAGACTGGGTGGAGCGCATCGGCTGGCCGCGCTTCTTCGAGTTGACGGAACTGCCGTTCACCAAGTTCCACATCGACAACTGGCGCGGCTCGCGTCACATGCTGAACCAGTCGGCGCATATCCGTTTCTAG
- a CDS encoding class I SAM-dependent methyltransferase, with translation MDRKNHWDGVYASKKPNEVSWYQTRLEKSLELIHATGVDKNAGIIDLGGGASTLVDDLLAAGYTNLTVLDIAPAAIKTARARLGARANEVTWLEADVTRVRLPEQGYDVWHDRAVFHFLTDAEDRRRYVSAVDRAVKPGGHVIVATFGPHGPLQCSGLDIARYTPEQLYGEFGGNYALQRSITENHVTPSGKHQEFIYCYCRKR, from the coding sequence ATGGACCGGAAAAATCACTGGGACGGTGTCTACGCCAGCAAGAAACCCAACGAGGTGAGCTGGTATCAGACGCGTCTGGAAAAATCCCTGGAGCTGATTCACGCCACCGGCGTCGACAAAAACGCCGGCATCATCGATCTCGGCGGTGGCGCTTCCACGCTGGTGGATGATCTGCTGGCAGCGGGCTACACGAATCTCACTGTGCTGGATATTGCTCCCGCTGCTATCAAGACCGCGCGGGCCCGGCTGGGCGCGCGCGCCAACGAAGTGACGTGGCTGGAAGCGGACGTTACCAGGGTCCGGCTGCCGGAACAGGGTTACGACGTCTGGCACGACCGCGCGGTGTTTCATTTTCTGACCGACGCGGAGGACCGGCGCCGTTATGTCAGCGCCGTCGATCGCGCGGTCAAACCGGGCGGGCATGTCATCGTGGCGACCTTCGGTCCGCACGGGCCGCTCCAGTGCAGCGGGCTGGACATCGCGCGCTACACGCCGGAACAACTGTACGGCGAATTCGGCGGTAACTATGCGCTCCAGCGCAGCATCACGGAAAATCACGTGACGCCGTCGGGGAAACACCAGGAATTTATTTACTGCTACTGCCGGAAGCGCTGA
- the tusC gene encoding sulfurtransferase complex subunit TusC, with translation MTEVTGGIEMEEDTSGKIKKFLYINRKAPYGTIYALESLEVVLIAAAFDQDVSLAFLDDGVYQIIKGQHTRTIDVKNFSPTYRALEGYDIEKLYVEKESMEVRGLKEEDFIVPVKVISTQEMADLMESQDVVLSF, from the coding sequence ATGACCGAAGTAACTGGCGGCATCGAGATGGAAGAAGACACCAGCGGCAAGATAAAGAAGTTCCTGTATATCAACCGCAAGGCGCCTTACGGGACGATTTATGCCCTGGAGTCCCTGGAAGTGGTGTTGATCGCGGCGGCGTTCGACCAGGACGTGAGCCTGGCGTTCCTGGATGACGGCGTGTACCAGATCATCAAGGGCCAGCATACCAGGACGATCGACGTCAAGAATTTTTCGCCGACTTATCGCGCGCTGGAAGGCTACGACATCGAAAAGCTGTACGTGGAGAAGGAATCCATGGAGGTCCGCGGCCTGAAAGAGGAAGACTTCATTGTTCCGGTGAAGGTTATCAGCACGCAGGAGATGGCGGACCTTATGGAGTCGCAAGACGTGGTTCTGAGCTTTTAG
- a CDS encoding pyridoxamine 5'-phosphate oxidase family protein yields the protein MSDIYHDGSRQLQDEFDTRRLADRLDEAIVQDSILPSDREFIERLDMFFIATVDERGQVNCSYKAGEPGFVRVLDEHTLAFPSYDGNGMYLSMGNILRTRQVGMLFIDFENQKRMRLNGEATLHRDDPLMAEYPEAQFIVRVRAREVFANCPRYIHKMKLVQRSRFVPQQDCPTPVPGWKKGEWVADALPADDPAHDKSREIIDR from the coding sequence ATGTCCGACATCTATCATGACGGCAGCCGGCAGCTTCAGGACGAGTTCGACACCCGCCGTCTGGCCGATCGCCTCGACGAGGCCATCGTGCAGGACAGCATCCTGCCCAGCGACAGGGAATTCATCGAGCGCCTGGACATGTTCTTCATCGCCACCGTGGACGAGCGCGGCCAGGTGAATTGTTCCTACAAGGCCGGTGAACCCGGCTTTGTGCGCGTGCTGGACGAACACACCCTCGCGTTTCCCAGCTACGACGGCAACGGCATGTATCTCAGCATGGGGAACATCCTCAGGACGCGCCAGGTGGGCATGCTGTTCATCGACTTCGAGAACCAGAAGCGCATGCGGCTGAACGGCGAGGCGACGCTGCACCGCGACGACCCGCTGATGGCGGAATATCCCGAAGCGCAGTTCATCGTGCGCGTGCGGGCGCGCGAGGTGTTCGCCAACTGCCCGCGTTACATCCACAAGATGAAGCTGGTGCAGCGCTCGCGCTTCGTGCCGCAGCAGGATTGTCCCACCCCCGTGCCGGGCTGGAAAAAAGGCGAATGGGTCGCTGATGCCCTGCCGGCCGACGATCCGGCGCATGACAAATCACGCGAGATTATTGACCGCTGA
- a CDS encoding TusE/DsrC/DsvC family sulfur relay protein, with product MSYELNGKTIDTDANGFLKNTEDWSKDLAEHIAKLEGIALTQKHWDIIEYLRDAYFNNNGEQPNTRHIVKAMADKWGTNVIQKDVYDLFPKDPSKQGGRISGLPESRRKGGY from the coding sequence ATGAGCTATGAGCTTAACGGTAAAACCATCGATACCGACGCCAACGGTTTTCTGAAAAACACCGAAGACTGGAGCAAGGACCTGGCCGAGCATATCGCCAAGCTGGAGGGCATTGCGCTGACCCAGAAACACTGGGACATCATCGAATACCTGCGCGACGCCTATTTCAACAACAACGGCGAACAGCCCAACACCCGTCACATCGTGAAGGCGATGGCGGACAAGTGGGGCACCAATGTCATCCAGAAGGACGTGTACGATCTGTTTCCGAAGGACCCGAGCAAGCAGGGCGGACGCATCTCCGGCCTGCCCGAATCGCGCCGCAAGGGCGGCTATTAA
- a CDS encoding sulfur relay protein DsrC — translation MLHLSEILLQHHDIATFEQLLEVVRSRAESEMFFRIDIKPPYPDTPANWEDQLEGAFVGIHSVTK, via the coding sequence ATGTTGCATCTGAGCGAAATACTTCTGCAACATCACGACATCGCGACCTTCGAACAATTGCTCGAAGTGGTGCGGAGCCGCGCGGAGTCGGAAATGTTTTTCCGCATTGACATCAAGCCGCCGTATCCGGACACGCCGGCGAACTGGGAAGACCAGCTCGAAGGCGCCTTCGTCGGCATTCATTCAGTGACCAAGTAA
- the cas6 gene encoding type I-MYXAN CRISPR-associated protein Cas6/Cmx6 translates to MFWQEAKENEHYIVPDDVVDLVFSIQCRCLPVDHSYALSQAIAAALPWFADEAHAGLHTIHVAESGNGWMRPDDPKALLHLSRRTRLMLRLPRQRLADAGKLTGQTLDVGGHAMRVEKAVVKPLSAITTLFSRYIVAGEGLDEMAFLREVQALLADMGIKPKKMLCGIEHVIATPERKIHTRSLMLADLDVAESVRLQQRGLGPWRTLGCGLFLPHKDINEVRPVLD, encoded by the coding sequence ATGTTCTGGCAAGAAGCCAAAGAGAATGAGCACTACATCGTCCCGGACGATGTCGTGGATCTGGTGTTCAGCATCCAATGCCGTTGCCTGCCGGTGGATCATTCCTATGCGTTGTCGCAGGCCATTGCCGCGGCGCTTCCCTGGTTCGCCGACGAAGCGCATGCCGGCCTGCACACCATTCACGTGGCGGAGTCCGGCAACGGCTGGATGCGCCCGGACGATCCCAAGGCCCTGTTGCACCTGTCGCGCCGCACCAGGCTCATGCTGCGCCTGCCCCGGCAGCGTCTCGCGGACGCCGGCAAGCTGACCGGCCAGACGCTGGATGTCGGCGGCCACGCCATGCGGGTGGAAAAAGCCGTGGTCAAGCCGCTAAGCGCGATTACCACGCTGTTCTCGCGTTACATCGTTGCCGGTGAAGGCCTGGACGAAATGGCTTTCCTGCGCGAGGTGCAGGCATTGCTGGCCGACATGGGGATCAAGCCGAAAAAGATGCTCTGCGGCATCGAGCACGTCATCGCCACGCCCGAGCGGAAAATCCATACGCGCAGCCTGATGCTGGCGGACCTGGACGTGGCGGAATCGGTACGGCTCCAGCAGCGGGGACTCGGCCCGTGGCGAACGCTGGGATGCGGGTTGTTCCTGCCGCACAAGGATATCAATGAAGTCCGGCCGGTGCTGGATTAA
- the tusD gene encoding sulfurtransferase complex subunit TusD has protein sequence MKFGILINEGPYTHEASDTAYLFAKAAIEKGHKVSRVFFYHDGVYNSSRLTEPPTDDRHIVNRWQKLAKDHGIDLVVCVAAALRRGIKDENLQEGFRISGLGQLIESGIQSDRLVTFGD, from the coding sequence ATGAAGTTCGGTATTTTGATCAATGAGGGGCCGTACACGCACGAAGCCTCAGACACGGCCTACCTGTTCGCCAAGGCCGCCATCGAGAAGGGACACAAAGTCAGCCGCGTGTTTTTCTACCACGACGGCGTCTACAACTCGAGCCGGCTCACCGAGCCGCCGACGGACGATCGTCATATCGTCAATCGCTGGCAGAAGCTGGCCAAGGACCATGGCATCGATCTGGTGGTATGCGTGGCAGCGGCGTTGCGTCGCGGCATCAAGGATGAAAATCTCCAGGAAGGTTTCCGCATCTCCGGCCTGGGGCAGCTGATCGAATCGGGAATCCAGTCGGACCGGCTGGTGACATTTGGCGATTAA
- a CDS encoding TIGR00645 family protein, whose protein sequence is MKRTEHALEVIIFNSRWLLAPFYLGLVISIALLLVKFGQDFFHMLPTIFTMSESGVILAILTLVDMSLVANLLLIIIFSGYENFVSKIDTAGHEDRPSWMGKVDFSGLKVKLIASIVAISAIELLKAFVNVSNIGVAGDLATWTVADKQLAWKVGIHFVLIISGVLFALMDRIAEGTKTHHTDKHK, encoded by the coding sequence ATGAAAAGAACCGAACACGCCCTGGAAGTCATCATCTTCAACAGCCGCTGGCTGCTGGCACCGTTTTATCTGGGCCTGGTGATTTCCATCGCCCTGCTGCTGGTCAAATTCGGCCAGGACTTCTTTCACATGCTGCCGACCATTTTCACCATGAGCGAAAGCGGGGTCATCCTCGCCATCCTGACGCTGGTGGACATGTCGCTGGTCGCGAATCTGCTGCTCATCATCATTTTCAGCGGCTATGAGAATTTCGTCTCCAAGATCGACACCGCCGGCCACGAGGACCGCCCGAGCTGGATGGGCAAGGTGGATTTCTCCGGACTCAAGGTAAAACTCATCGCCTCGATCGTGGCGATCTCCGCCATCGAACTGCTGAAGGCGTTCGTGAACGTTTCCAATATCGGCGTGGCCGGCGATCTGGCGACCTGGACGGTGGCCGACAAGCAACTGGCGTGGAAGGTCGGCATCCATTTCGTGCTGATCATATCAGGGGTGTTGTTCGCGCTCATGGACCGCATCGCCGAGGGCACCAAGACCCACCACACCGACAAGCACAAATAA